One genomic segment of Helianthus annuus cultivar XRQ/B chromosome 14, HanXRQr2.0-SUNRISE, whole genome shotgun sequence includes these proteins:
- the LOC118486550 gene encoding uncharacterized protein LOC118486550 has translation MDVSEDLLLDGENQDMEDDIVDVEHDVPVIVADPVLEPDFVDVPHIPAVVHQANQYELTWCPSFRFRFPKAFAANVDMSVLDEIVVQTEDGFSMTLEIRQETACWKMLQAGLENGAQFLLRYYRDQNTLRILNPNP, from the exons ATGGATGTTAGTGAAGATTTGTTATTAGACGGCGAAAATCAAGATATGGAAGATGACATTGTAGACGTTGAACATGATGTGCCAGTCATTGTAGCGGATCCTGTGTTGGAACCAGACTTTGTTGACGTTCCACATATTCCGGCCGTTGTTCATCAAGCCAACCAATACGAACTAACATGGTGTCCATCTTTTCGTTTT CGGTTCCCAAAGGCATTTGCAGCAAATGTAGATATGTCTGTCCTTGATGAGATTGTAGTTCAAACTGAAGACGGGTTTTCAATGACACTAGAGATCCGGCAAGAAACGGCATGTTGGAAAATGCTGCAGGCTGGGTTGGAAAATGGAGCTCAGTTTTTGCTACGATATTATAGGGATCAAAACACGTTGCGAATTCTTAATCCGAACCCCTAA